The Gracilibacillus caseinilyticus genome segment TGGGCATCGTCCTCGCAAGTTATGGGCATACACGAAAGATGACTTGTACCGAGAATATTTTAATGATCGAATATTTCCGATCTTCTTTACAGGTGATTTTTACAAAATTGATCTGGCAAGAAAGATAATATATGACTCTGCACTATCGTCTTCTTTCAAGCGAAAACTTGTTCAATTCCTCAAAAAGGTAAGCTCTTTTGATGTTTCAACCCCCTTGAAAAACATGTCTAAAAAGACTCTCAATAATCGTTTAGAAATGCTCGAAAACCTTGGAGTTAATCCTATTCTTATCCCCAAAAACCACCCTAACTCCCCCTCCCATATAAAAAATCCATTACAAGATTTTCCTTGCTGATAAATAGCTCTCATAATGAGGGCTATTTTTTGGATAAAATTTCAAAGAAAAGGTTGATTTAGTTTTGGAAAAGTCATATACTCTATTTAACACATAGAAAGTCAAATATAAGATTTGACATTTGAGGAGGTGTGAAATGCAACTTGGAGATATTGCAAAGATAAAAACAGGCCTGGTGTTAAGTCGAAAAAAGGCGAATGCTGAATATGATGCAAAAGCTAAATATAACCTACTTACTCTTAGGAATATATCGGAGGATGGCATCATCCATAATGAGTCATTTGAGGTATTTGTTAGTAAAGATGAATTAGACAATCATTATTTTACTGAGGAAGGTGATGTCTTAATGCGGTTAAGTCATCCCCATACATCTGTTTATATTGATAAGCAACATCGTGGCTTATTAGTTCCATCATACTTTGCCATTATAAAAGCAGATCAAACTGAATTTCTACCAGAGTATGTGGCTTGGTATTTAAATTCATCTGAGGTAAAAAAGGAGTTGGAACGTTCACAAGCAGGAAGTCGTATTCCAAGTACAAATAAAAATGTTCTAAAAACCCTTCCTGTTGCTAAGACAACCTTATCAAAACAAAAGGCATTGATTGAACTTCTAATGCTTCACCAAAAAGAGAAAACACTCTACAAGATGCTGATAGAAGAAAAAGAGTTATGGTTTAAAGGAATATCAAATCAAATATTAAAGGAATCATTTTAGGAGGAAAACAAATGGAAGAGAAAGTGACGCAACAACAAATCAATGGTGTGCTATGGCAAGCGGCCGACACATTCCGAGGAAAAATAGATTCAAGTACATACAAGGACTACATCTTAACGATGTTGTTCATTAAGTATTTAAGTGATTCATACAAAGAACACTTGGAGGAATATACAAAACGATATGATGGTGATGAACAACGTATTCAACGGGCTTTGTCCAGAGAACGATTTGTCTTAGATGAACATTCCACCTTTGATTACCTGTATAGTAAGCGAAATGATTCTGAAATTGGAGAAATCATAAATAAAGCATTAGAACGATTAGAAAATGAGAATACAGGAAAACTTCGTGGAGTATTTAGGAACATTGATTTTAATAGTGAGTCCATACTTGGAAAAGCAAAAGAAAGAAATGCCATCCTACGTTCGCTGTTAGAGGACTTTAATAAACTTACTTTAAAACCATCTGTTGTTGGTGGTGAAGATGTTATTGGAGATGCATACCAATATATGATCGAAAGATTTGCGTCAGATGCTGGAAAAAAAGGTGGGGAGTTCTATACACCTGGCATGGCATCAGAACTATTAGCACGCCTTGTGAAACCACAAGAGAACGACCGTATTTATGATCCAACCTGTGGTTCTGGTTCATTACTGATAAGGGTTGCAAATCAAGTGTCAAATAATAAAGTAGCGATATACGGACAAGAAAGGAACGGAGCTACACAATCATTAGCACTTATGAATATGTACTTGCATGGCATTGATGATGCAAAAATCGAATGGGGAGATACATTATCAAATCCCCTACATTTGGAAGAGGGTAAATTAATGAAGTTCCAAGCTATAGTAGCGAATCCTCCTTTTTCATTGGATAAATGGGCGATTGGATTTGCAGGTGAAGGAACAAACGATAAAAAGTTTAAAATGGAAGCAGGACTTGATCCACATAGACGTTTTGAATGGGGAGTCGCTCCAAGTTCAAAAGGTGACTATGCATTTGTACAACACATGCTTTACTCATTAGCCGAAAATGGTAGAATGGCAACTATTTTGCCTCATGGAGTTCTTTTTAGAGGAGCAAATGAAAAGAAAATCCGTCAGCAAATAATTGAAATGAATTTACTCGATGCTGTAATCGGCTTACCAGAAGGGCTATTTTTCGGTACAGGAATCCCTGCATGTATCATGGTTTTCAAAAAAAATCGTAAAAGAAAAGATGTCTTGTTCATCGATGCTTCTATGGAAGGAAATTACGAAAAAGGTAAAAACCAAAATAAATTAAGAGAACAAGATCTTGAAAAAATTGTAAATATCTATGAGAAAAGAGAAAAGGCAGAAAAATATTCTTCTGTAGCAACATTAGACGAAATTAAAGAAAATGACTATAACTTAAATATTCCACGCTATGTCGATACCTTTGAAGAAGAAGAGGTGGTGGATATGAATGTGGTGAAAGAAAATATTGTAAAAATTAAGAAAGAGCTTCAAGAAGTGGATGCACAGATGGAACAATATTTAAAAGAGCTTGGATTGTAGGTGATTGATATGAAGCAGATACACCAAAGGAACAAAAATATAGATAAAGGTATAGGTATATTACCCGAAAAATGGCGTGTAGTAGAGTTAAGTGAATTTATACGATTATTAAATGCAGGGGTGAGTGTTAACTCTGAGGATCGCCCCGCAAATCATAACCAGTATGGAGTTTTAAAAACAAGTGCTGTTAGTAACGGTGTCTTTTATCCAAGTGAAAATAAAATAATTAAAGAAGATGAAATTACACGTGCCAAGTTAAATCCGATTAAAGGTGCAATAATTATTAGTCGGATGAATACCCCAGAACTTGTAGGTGAAATTGGATATGTTGACAAAACTTATAAAAACCTTTTTCTTCCAGATAGATTATGGCAAACCGAATATAACGAAAAAATTTCAGGTAAGTGGTTAGCGAGCCTATTAACTTTATGGGAGTTTAAGAAACAATTAAAAAATATTGCAACTGGAACAAGTGGCAGTATGAAAAACATATCAAAAAAAGCATTTTTGTCTCTTAAAGTTCCTTATCCTCCATATGAAGAACAACAGAAAATAGCCAAGATTCTATTAACCTGGGACAAATCTGTGGAACTAAAAGAAAAGCTAATTGAACAAAAAAAGGA includes the following:
- a CDS encoding restriction endonuclease subunit S encodes the protein MQLGDIAKIKTGLVLSRKKANAEYDAKAKYNLLTLRNISEDGIIHNESFEVFVSKDELDNHYFTEEGDVLMRLSHPHTSVYIDKQHRGLLVPSYFAIIKADQTEFLPEYVAWYLNSSEVKKELERSQAGSRIPSTNKNVLKTLPVAKTTLSKQKALIELLMLHQKEKTLYKMLIEEKELWFKGISNQILKESF
- a CDS encoding type I restriction-modification system subunit M, with protein sequence MEEKVTQQQINGVLWQAADTFRGKIDSSTYKDYILTMLFIKYLSDSYKEHLEEYTKRYDGDEQRIQRALSRERFVLDEHSTFDYLYSKRNDSEIGEIINKALERLENENTGKLRGVFRNIDFNSESILGKAKERNAILRSLLEDFNKLTLKPSVVGGEDVIGDAYQYMIERFASDAGKKGGEFYTPGMASELLARLVKPQENDRIYDPTCGSGSLLIRVANQVSNNKVAIYGQERNGATQSLALMNMYLHGIDDAKIEWGDTLSNPLHLEEGKLMKFQAIVANPPFSLDKWAIGFAGEGTNDKKFKMEAGLDPHRRFEWGVAPSSKGDYAFVQHMLYSLAENGRMATILPHGVLFRGANEKKIRQQIIEMNLLDAVIGLPEGLFFGTGIPACIMVFKKNRKRKDVLFIDASMEGNYEKGKNQNKLREQDLEKIVNIYEKREKAEKYSSVATLDEIKENDYNLNIPRYVDTFEEEEVVDMNVVKENIVKIKKELQEVDAQMEQYLKELGL